A single window of Falco rusticolus isolate bFalRus1 chromosome 6, bFalRus1.pri, whole genome shotgun sequence DNA harbors:
- the SERINC1 gene encoding serine incorporator 1 isoform X2, with translation MLIPGMEEQLKKIPGFCDGGMGTTIPGVRGHVNCDVLVGYKAVYRVCFGMAMFFLLFSLLMIKVKSSNDPRAAVHNGFWFFKFATALAISVGAFFIPEGPFTTVWFYVGMAGAFCFILIQLVLLIDFAHSWNESWVEKMEEGNSRCWYAALLSATAVNYLLSLVAIVLFYVYYTHPEGCSENKTFISVNMLLCIGASVMSILPKIQESQPRSGLLQSSVITIYTMYLTWSAMTNEPDRHCNPSLLSIIGYNSTTIPTQGQVVQWWDAQGIVGLVLFLLCVLYSSIRTSNNSQVNKLMLTSDESTLIEDGMPRSDGSLDDGDDVHRAIDNERDGVTYSYSFFHFMLFLASLYIMMTLTNWYSPDSSYETMTSKWPSVWVKISSSWIGIVLYVWTLVAPLVLTNRDFD, from the exons ATGTTAATACCAGGCAtggaagagcagctgaagaag ATTCCTGGGTTTTGTGATGGAGGGATGGGAACAACTATTCCTGGTGTGCGCGGCCACGTGAATTGCGATGTACTAGTTGGTTATAAAGCTGTGTACCGTGTGTGCTTTGGTATGGCCatgttcttccttctgttctcCTTGTTGATGATCAAAGTGAAGAGCAGCAATGACCCAAGAGCAGCAGTGCACAACGG ATTCTGGTTCTTTAAATTTGCAACAGCACTTGCAATTAGTGTTGGAGCTTTCTTCATACCAGAGGGACCATTTACAACAG tgTGGTTTTACGTAGGTATGGCTGGAGCATTCTGCTTTATTCTTATACAGCTGGTCTTGCTTATTGACTTTGCCCACTCCTGGAATGAGTCTTGGGTTGAAAAAATGGAGGAAGGAAACTCAAGATGCTGGTATGCAG CTTTGCTGTCAGCTACAGCTGTCAATTATCTGCTGTCCCTAGTAGCTATTGTCTTGTTCTACGTTTATTACACTCATCCAGAAGGTTGTTCTGAAAACAAGACGTTCATCAGTGTTAATATGCTGCTGTGTATTGGTGCTTCTGTAATGTCAATTCTGCCGAAGATTCAG GAATCTCAGCCAAGATCTGGTTTGCTGCAGTCTTCTGTGATCACAATTTATACGATGTATTTGACTTGGTCAGCTATGACCAATGAACCAG ATAGGCACTGTAACCCGAGTTTGCTGAGCATCATTGGTTACAACAGCACCACCATTCCAACCCAAGGTCAGGTAGTTCAGTGGTGGGATGCACAAGGAATTGTaggactggttttgtttttgctctGTGTTCTCTATTCTAG CATCCGAACATCCAACAACAGCCAAGTTAACAAGCTGATGTTGACCAGTGATGAATCCACACTGATAGAGGATGGAATGCCCAGGAGTGATGGCTCCCTTGATGATGGAGATGATGTTCACCGAGCCATAGATAACGAGAGGGATGGAGTTACTTACAGTTACTCCTTCTTTCATTTCATGCTTTTCCTGGCATCACTGTATATCATGATGACGCTTACCAACTGGTACAG TCCGGATTCTTCTTATGAGACTATGACCAGCAAGTGGCCATCTGTCTGGGTGAAGATATCTTCCAGCTGGATTGGCATTGTGCTGTACGTGTGGACACTGGTTGCTCCGCTGGTTCTTACAAACCGTGACTTTGACTAA
- the SERINC1 gene encoding serine incorporator 1 isoform X1, translating to MGGVLGLCSMASWIPCLCGSAPCLLCRCCPSGNNSTITRLIYAFFLLLGVSVACVMLIPGMEEQLKKIPGFCDGGMGTTIPGVRGHVNCDVLVGYKAVYRVCFGMAMFFLLFSLLMIKVKSSNDPRAAVHNGFWFFKFATALAISVGAFFIPEGPFTTVWFYVGMAGAFCFILIQLVLLIDFAHSWNESWVEKMEEGNSRCWYAALLSATAVNYLLSLVAIVLFYVYYTHPEGCSENKTFISVNMLLCIGASVMSILPKIQESQPRSGLLQSSVITIYTMYLTWSAMTNEPDRHCNPSLLSIIGYNSTTIPTQGQVVQWWDAQGIVGLVLFLLCVLYSSIRTSNNSQVNKLMLTSDESTLIEDGMPRSDGSLDDGDDVHRAIDNERDGVTYSYSFFHFMLFLASLYIMMTLTNWYSPDSSYETMTSKWPSVWVKISSSWIGIVLYVWTLVAPLVLTNRDFD from the exons ATGGGCGGCGTCCTGGGCCTCTGCTCCATGGCGAGCTGG ATACCATGCTTATGTGGAAGTGCCCCGTGCCTGCTCTGCCGATGCTGCCCCAGTGGAAACAACTCCACCATAACACGGCTGATTTATGCATTCTTTTTACTTCTTGGCGTGAGTGTTGCCTGTGTGATGTTAATACCAGGCAtggaagagcagctgaagaag ATTCCTGGGTTTTGTGATGGAGGGATGGGAACAACTATTCCTGGTGTGCGCGGCCACGTGAATTGCGATGTACTAGTTGGTTATAAAGCTGTGTACCGTGTGTGCTTTGGTATGGCCatgttcttccttctgttctcCTTGTTGATGATCAAAGTGAAGAGCAGCAATGACCCAAGAGCAGCAGTGCACAACGG ATTCTGGTTCTTTAAATTTGCAACAGCACTTGCAATTAGTGTTGGAGCTTTCTTCATACCAGAGGGACCATTTACAACAG tgTGGTTTTACGTAGGTATGGCTGGAGCATTCTGCTTTATTCTTATACAGCTGGTCTTGCTTATTGACTTTGCCCACTCCTGGAATGAGTCTTGGGTTGAAAAAATGGAGGAAGGAAACTCAAGATGCTGGTATGCAG CTTTGCTGTCAGCTACAGCTGTCAATTATCTGCTGTCCCTAGTAGCTATTGTCTTGTTCTACGTTTATTACACTCATCCAGAAGGTTGTTCTGAAAACAAGACGTTCATCAGTGTTAATATGCTGCTGTGTATTGGTGCTTCTGTAATGTCAATTCTGCCGAAGATTCAG GAATCTCAGCCAAGATCTGGTTTGCTGCAGTCTTCTGTGATCACAATTTATACGATGTATTTGACTTGGTCAGCTATGACCAATGAACCAG ATAGGCACTGTAACCCGAGTTTGCTGAGCATCATTGGTTACAACAGCACCACCATTCCAACCCAAGGTCAGGTAGTTCAGTGGTGGGATGCACAAGGAATTGTaggactggttttgtttttgctctGTGTTCTCTATTCTAG CATCCGAACATCCAACAACAGCCAAGTTAACAAGCTGATGTTGACCAGTGATGAATCCACACTGATAGAGGATGGAATGCCCAGGAGTGATGGCTCCCTTGATGATGGAGATGATGTTCACCGAGCCATAGATAACGAGAGGGATGGAGTTACTTACAGTTACTCCTTCTTTCATTTCATGCTTTTCCTGGCATCACTGTATATCATGATGACGCTTACCAACTGGTACAG TCCGGATTCTTCTTATGAGACTATGACCAGCAAGTGGCCATCTGTCTGGGTGAAGATATCTTCCAGCTGGATTGGCATTGTGCTGTACGTGTGGACACTGGTTGCTCCGCTGGTTCTTACAAACCGTGACTTTGACTAA